The genomic stretch TTCACTTGGAGACCGACCAGAAAGCAAACAAGACGCGTGCTTTCATTTTTATTTGGAAGTCCTGATTCTACAATTtggcgacgagagaaattgatTGTTGGCTGCCGGTAATATATTCTCAAGTATTAGTTCAAGTAAGTGGTGAAGAAAAACCCGTAATAAGTGGAGGTGAGTGATTCCTCTtacaggaattttttttttttttcgatactgcGTTTTGAGGAAAATGGCGGATCTTAATGGCTTGTAGAGTACACCAATGGAAGTGGATAGATCAAAAACATGGATCACAAAATAGTTGTGCGCTTCTGGGGTTATGCTCAAGTGAAGGCATAATATCCGGTAGATGCAATGCAGGtgggaaattagaaaaaaaatcatcggcACACGGCGAATCGGCACTCGATAAAtcgtttttttctcaaaagaaGGCAACTGTGTGCCTGGTTGGAATACAAAAACAAAGCAACTGGGGTGCAAATTGAATTTCGGTTGAAAATAAAGCAAACGTTTGACTGAACGTcagaaagtgaaaatggaaaatTAGACGAGTGCGcttggataaaaaaaaattgatagcaGCATTTCCAAGGCAACTGTGTGCCTACAAAGAAAAATTATGACAAAGtgccaagaaaaaaaatcagaaaagcaTAGCAACTGGTGCTCGAATAaattgtttgaattgaaaacGAGGCAACGGTGTGCCTATATGTAAATATCTGCAAATGGGTGCAGGCGTGTATATTATATTTTAGGAAGGAAGTCTTGATTTGAAGTGCTGATGTAGGCACCTGTAGCTGTTGGGGTGCTTATCGCTGTATATCTGTGTTTACATTCGATTGTTGGTAATTGAACAACCTATACAGGTGAGCGTTTTCGTTACATAACTATCAAACGTCGGGCGATTTGAAAGATTTctgaaaatcaaatcaaaacgttaagtgtttaaaaaaaaaaaatgcagggAACAAAAGATTTTTGCTTACAGATATGCGTTACCAATAATTGTTACTCCATGTGATCTATCCACTCCATAtagttattgttattttattcaaaagtgTATATGGGAAATTGttatttataaattttacaGAATGGATTCTATGCGACGTATTCGGCCGTTTGAAATGTCGGCTGACCGATCTCGGCTACCGTCAGAATGGTTGAAGTGGAAAAGAGAACTGGAGCGATATTTTGATGCAGGCGGAGTGACTTCGCATTGGGAGAAACGGTCACAGATGTTACATTTGGCAGGGGCAGAAATCCAGGAAATATTCGATCATCTCCCTGGTGTTGATGAAATTCCGCATGTGGTAGTAGACCCCCTTATTACGACGTGGCTATTCACAAACTTGACGAGCATTTCGAGCCTATGAGGAGACGTAACTACGAACGCCATTTGTTTCGACAGATAATTCAGAAGCAAGATGAGAGATTTGCGGATTATATATTGAGACTACGTATTCAAACTAAACGATGTGAATTCGACCGTTACGACCCGAGAGAAGTCGAAGACCGGATTATAGAGCAAATAGTTGAAACATGCAAATCAAATGACCTTCGACGACAAATACTGGGTAAAGATTTGGCTCTAGAGGAGATTCTTACGTTAGGAACAACGTTGGCTGATGTGCAGCAGCAGATGAAAGAGTTAGATCGCACGGTTAATGAAAATAAACCAGTTGACACAGTCAACAAAATTGCGACGGAACCATTTCATGGTAGACCAAAACCATACCCGATGCCAACAAAAACTTTCAGTAGAGCTTGTTTCGCGTGTGGCCGAAAAGGGCATTTGAAAGGTGATTACATTTGTCGAGCACGTAATGCGAAGTGTCTCAAATGCGGGGAAATAGGTCATTTCATTAACCGTTGCCTCAAGCGTAGATTCGAACCTGAGGCTAGTAGATCAAAGCAAATCAGGCAGGTTGCAGAAACGTCCAAAGTACACGGTGAGCAGAGATCCGACGATACGATTTTCTACGCGATGGGCAAGAATATTTTCGATTTCGTTGTGGGTGGAATAAAGATACCAATGGTTATCGATTCAGGAGCAGATGCAAACATGATCATGAAAGCTACCTTCAATCGGGCGTATGAAGGTGGTATGAAAATTacagagttgtcaaaagaaGCTGATCGCAAACTGTTTGGTTACGCCTCGGAGCATCCTATGAAGATCAAGTTCGTGTTTTCTGCTAAGGTGGAGGTAGGAATTCGTTCGGTGCTGGCAAAGTTTTATGTTGTCGAAAGAGGTCAACAGAATTTACTTGGTGATTCCACAGCTAAAGCGCTAAAAGTACTTAAGGTGGGATTCGAGGTAGGTATCGTAGATGTTTCGGATCGCAAGGTTTTCCCTAAGATCAAAGGTATGGTCTTGGAAATTCCATTTGACAGGTCTGTACAACCAATTCAGCAGGTATACAGAAGAGCTCCGATTGCCCTTGAAGAGCGCATTCATGAGAAGTTAAAATACTTACTCGAGATGGACGTAATTGAAAAAGTGAAGGGCCCATCTCCATGGGTTTCTCCGTTGGTCCCTGTTCTGAAGCAGTCTGGGGACATCAGACTATGTGTCGATATGCGCCGTGCAAACCAAGCTGTGTTACGTGAAACACACCCGTTACCAGTGATTGAAGAGCTATTGGCGGATATGGCAGGAGCAATAAAGTTTTCTAAGCTGGATGTAAAGGATGCGTATCACCAGCTGGAACTTTCAGAAAAGTCAAGAGTAATAACTACTTTCATTACATAATATAGACTTTTCAGGTAAACAAATAGCTTTTATCTGAAATGttataaattcaataaaactattTGATCTTTCAATATTATTCAATTCTTTAGTTTTGCTCTTTTATTGGTTTTTATTGCTTGTTTAATTAGGTACAAAAGACTGATGTTCGGAATCAGTTGTGCGCCAGAACTTTTCCAAAAAGTGATGGACACTATCGTAGCTGGGTTAGAAGGTGTTACAGTCTACTTGGACGATGTTGTTGTTTCTGGGCGCACTCAGGAAGAACATGATTCTCGGCTCAGCAAACTTCTGAAACGGTTCGAAGAATatggtatagttttaaacagtaatAAGTGCCAATTTAATGTGGAACAGGTAGAATTTTTCGGACACGAATTGTCCTCGAAAGGAATCAGACCAACGGCCAATCGCGTTCAAGCTGTAAAACAGTTcagaagaccaaataacacaGCGGAGCTCAGGAGCTTCCTTGGTCTAGTGACCTATGTGGGAAGATTCATTCCACATCTGGCTAGTAAAACGGATACACTGAGATCACTTTTAAAAAGCGAAAGCAAGTTTTTTGGTCAGAAAAACATCAACAGGCGTTCGACGAAATTAAGCAAGCAGTCAGAGATATCAAGCAATTGGGATTCTTCAACTTAAGAGACAAAACTGTTCTTATTGCAGACGCAAGTCCTACTGGCCTAGGCGCGGTTTTGTTACAGGAAGACGTACAAGGACAAAAGAGAATAATAGCTTTTGCCAGTAAATCACTCACAAACttggaaaagaaatattttcaaactgAAAAGGAAGCTCTGGCGCTGGTCTGGGCGGTTGATCGTTTTAGGCTCTATCTTCAAGGTGCAAAGTTCATGTTAATAACTGATTGCAAACCATTGCAATTTTTATTTGGCCCAAATTCTAAGCCTTGTGCCCGGATTGAACGCTGGGTGTTACGACTTCAGTCGTATAACTATGATGTCGTACATCAACCAGGAACAACAAATTTGGCGGATGTATTGTCGAGGCTTTCAGTATCGAGTTCGGAACCGTTTGACCCGGACAACGAGTGCTACGTTCAGATGTTGGCTACCATGTCTGCACCCGTGGAATAACCGTGCAAGAACTCCAGAAAGAAGTTGGAAAAGACATAGAAATTCAGGAAGTTGTCTCAGCACTGGAAGGTGAAACATGGTCAGAAAGAGCTAAACCGTACAAAGCGTATGCAGCGGAGCTCTGTGCTGCATCGGACTTGCTCCTGCGCGGAGAGAGGATCGTGATACCAAAAACTCTGCGTAATAGAATTTTGGAGCTAGCGCACGAAGGGCATCCGGGGGTTGTTGTGATGAAACGACGTCTGCGGCAGAAGGTATGGTGGCCGGGAATAGACACAGAAACTGAGCGATTTGTCAAGAGTTGTAAGGACTGCACTTTGGTGTCGTCTTTGATGACTACAGAGCCGGTAATTAGCACGAAGATGCCAGATAAGCCATGGGTTCACATTGCGGTAGATTTAATGGGTCCATTGCCAACAGGTCATAACCTTTTGGTTTTGGTTGACTAGTTCAGTAGATTCATTGAGGTTATTATAATGAAAGAAATTTCGGCAAAGAATACGATTTTGGCTTTTCATGAAACCTTCTGCAGATATGGCATACCGGAATCTATCAAGTCGGACAATGGTCCGCAATTCATGAGTGAGTCGCTGCAAAGCTTTTGTACCGAGTTTGGAATTGAGCTGCGGAAAACCACACCATACTGGCCTCAGGCCAATGGTGAAGTTGAGCGCGCTAACAGATCCCTAAAAAAACGACTTCAGATCAGCCAGGAATCTTGTAAAGTGGATTGGAAGTGGGATTTACGAATGTATCTCCTGATGTATAATTCGACACCTCATTCTACTACGGGAGTGGCACCTTCTGCATCAATGTTCGGTAGAGTGCTGCGAGATAAACTTCCAACTTTTCCAACAGGTTTGAAAAAGTCTATCGAAGAAATACGCAGAATACGCGGACAGAAGAAGGAAAGCCTGTCCAAATGCACTGAAGGAAGGAGATGTGGTGGTcgcaaaaagaatgacaaaagaTAACAAGCTCTCTTCTAATTTCAGTCCCGAAGAAATGGTAGTTATGAAACGAAACAGTGCAGATgtaaaaatccaatccaaagaaACGGGAAAAATCTATCATCGTAATGTATCTCACCTGAAGCCACTTACCTCGAGAATAGAAATGTACACGGAGCAAAACCACGAGAATCCGGTCACCCCGAACAACAGCGGAGAGCTCCAGGAACTGACGAACAAGGACACATCAAACTGGACTCTGGATTTTCAACATGCAGATCGACCAATCCGCGAGGCGAAGAAACCCAGATACCTTAATGACTACCAAGTGGGTATAGTTCAGGACCAGCGAGAAAGTGGGGAAGTGTAGTATCGGATTGATAACAAACGTGACAACATAGATACACTAGCAACACTGCAGagtatacacacatacacacatgtagTTCATGAACAAGCTAGCGACAGAGAATAAAAAAGGTTCACTTGGAGACCGACCAGAAAGCAAACAAGACGcgtgttttcatttttatttggaAGTCCTGATTATACATTGCCAAGATGATATAATTCGTCATTGCAGCCAGCGTCTAAAATGAAACATGAAAGGAAAAATACATTCCTATATTAAtcattcaacaacaacaaccgcacTCATCAAAGAAAAGTCAAGGTTGTAAAATCCCAAATTCTGGATGCTATTCTTACGATGCAGTCACTCCAAACTGAACAGCTCAACCTGTAACCAAGAGTAGAATGTTAGTCAGCACTTATTCCCACCGAATAATCTTACTACCTTCTGTTcaacactttcgaaagtttctTTAACTGTGTGATCGTCCAAAATTCGTCCGGTTTTTTCTGCCTACAATAAATGGTACATTTTTATCGTCATCTTTAAAATAGCTGAACAAGCTTTTACCCTTCTAGAGAAAATAGCCCCACTTTCAACCAGAAAGAAAAGCTGCAGTAAATAGTACAACATCATTAAAAACTGCAAACAACAGGAAACGATATCGGGCGGTCGACTCTGTTTTAGTGGCGAAACAACTACAATATAAAACCCGAAAAAAGTAGTAATAATAAGCACGAAATCCTTGATCATCAGTAGCAGTAATGCTGGGTCGTGTATTGTCACGAAACTACGCATCAGCAGATTGATTTCACGATGCCACAGTGCCAACTGGTGCAGTTCGGTGGTCACACTCTTGCAAACCAAAAATTTCTTTTCCGGATTGATCCGCCAGTAGTTCTGGATGTTTTCGAACGATTTTAGCTTCCGGTTAACTAAAAGCAGCCGATAATTCACTAAACGATAACAGTGGGCCCCAATGTAGCAAACGATGACAAACAGGCTGGTGATTGTTGCATTCAAACCGACCGTCATGAGCATTCCCAGGATATCGTAGAATGCCAGTATACTTTTCGACTGCAAATATTGAATTATTCTCAACGTTATTGAAACTATTATGCACAACAAATCGATAGCGTATAGTTTGAAAGCGAAGCGGTTAAACATTTTCCTATCAAATCCTTCGGGTGCATTCACGCTCAGCTGATCCCACAATCGGATCAAGTCATTGTAAAGAGCACAAATCCGCCTCCGATGGATAAGTTCCACCAGACTGCTTGTCAAACCGCCAAAGTTAATTGCACAAAGCGTGGCGGCCAGCAGAAACGGATTGTTCAGCTTCGCTGCTAGTCTGAGGTAAAAGATCATCACGTAGTACCTCATTAAGAGGATAATATAAGCTACCAAATACACCACAGTATACACAACTGCAGTTTTCGAAACTCGAAAGCAACGCTCTGATTCATTGAACGTAAACGGAAACACGCCAAAAGTGCGCAAGAATGAAGTCAAAACGTAAACGTATAAACGTATTTGTAAACAACCTATTTTTGTTACTCATCGTCACTACTAATggcataaaactaaaaaaagaacCATGTGCGGCCTGCAACATGAATTTCTTTTGTTAGAAACATAATTGGAGGTAATCAGAAATTATCGCTAATTGACAGGTAGAGTTGACATTTATAACCTAATAAACATGTTGATAATGATTTCTTTTCAAGATAAGCATCGTTACGGCGTTCACGCTTATCGCGGTTGCCCCCGGTAACGCAAATATTCTACTGTGGGAGGTTCAATTAGACATCAATAAAACGGTTCAAATGACTAATGAACGTGATTTCTTGTGTGTTTTGATTTTCGTGTTATCAAAACAATAACACTTACTTATTATCATGTTGTTTTAAGACAAAGATAGCTGAAGTTCTACGAAAATTATCGGGAAAGCAGTGACAAACATCAGTGAAAATAAGTTTATGAAAgaacaaaatcaaaatttttagctATAAGAAACGACGAAACACACACAagcaaaaaatataaatccTGAACGAACTTCAAAAACCCAACAGTACATTCAAAAgacgaaacaagaaaaaatgaaaaaaacaccACGCagtgacaaataaaaaaatgcaagaaaaaaaaacagatcaaggaaggaaaaaaaaaccattacaAAAGCTAGAAATGACAGGtcacaaaataatcaaaaaacttAGAAGAGACACAAAAATCGGTCATGAAAAACGTAGATGGCAAATAAAAAAACCAACGAAAAAATAACTAGAAATCGAACTTACCCATGTCCACATTCACAACGCAGATAACTCAAATTGTATCATAATTATCAAGTAAGCGGTGATCGTTCCAACCATCTGTgaagtaaaaatttaaaaacttaatttttttgcgAAATCAAAATATGTACTGGTTTCTAAAATTGGGAAACTAATTGATAGGATAAAAATTACAGACACAAAAACGGTAGGAAAAAAAGAATGAGAAAACCAAAACGTgaacaaatttgtttcaaataaaACGGAAAACCTACCGAAATTCAATTGAAACTCGACAAATTAAACCACACGGTGATCAGAGcccgaaaataataaaaaatacaaaaaatgaaaaaggaaaaaggaaaatTCTTATTAAGAATGCTCGTAGAGAAAAGCAACAAAAGCGAGTAACTACAGTAACagtaactaaaaaaaataacgacACAAGTTTAAAGGGAGAAAGTTGTATGTAtcttaaaatactacaaggtatacagccctagggttgtttgaaatggtgacgtgggactaaacactggaattaggggattttttgttacaaaatatacagagtctgcagacagaatcaatgtgtttattttcagcctcccctggaaatcaatttttggaatatattcaacaacactcgaagaaagatcatttatatttggcgatattatgccattggtttttttttttgtgcaaaaaatatgtattttacaaggcacaagcatatcgtgcttgttgaagaagcaccaagaatttctcataatgcgtcaaagtcagaattatctcaatatcctcaaaaaccaaatccaataatgcttacgttatcattatgaatggttttgtcttatttaactctaactaaatcaaatctatagtatggatcttactttcaaaataatatggaagcccttacaaaggttaatcaattggaaaacataagaaaatattttgaacaaaattcctaacaagttccagcaaaaaatcgtagaaatccacaattacatttttattttttgcttgacaattgtttcatttgcctgcaactacattcgctgtattacgaagacagggaatatacgtttattatagttaagcttagaataatgatatatcatctaacaattttgaaatgtaaaaagagattctgtacgaatcttactaaatcaACTAAAatatcacaagcattcgcaggttcttactcttctataaatgtatatatatataggaatttactctttcgatactatccggtcacgattatttagttaatatcgaagataaaattaaataaatatccgttgcaaaaatttacaattctttttgagtaatttatggcaatcatatttatgaaataaactttcaatcaccatcaacagcagcattgtagtttttcctcaattgcatacgaatagaaatgtacgaacaaaagtgtaccactgcaatacgaatagtaccgctgcagtacgaatagaagagtaccactgcaatcatagacgacaagAGACCTGCGGatctatactccactggtactgttgcttttactggcatgttttctttcaagacatcagttttattaggttctacagtacctaacacgcaggtttagagattgttcaaggatgggtattgtttcaaacttttaggaaaacttttaccttcgagacatcatattagtcaaagctcatggaagcaaaaataaattgacctattgggacggggagagtctgtcaatttttatttcgaaattgatacagggaatatcacagggaacggatggtgtccattcacgtcgtctgtgctaggaatgcacgcatgtaattggttcattattcgcgtaaatttgttattgaaattatcatcaattttaccgcttggcaatgaaattagagtggtaattaacacattacaaaattgttatacattttatctatccaacaacatattggttattgttatccatcat from Wyeomyia smithii strain HCP4-BCI-WySm-NY-G18 chromosome 3, ASM2978416v1, whole genome shotgun sequence encodes the following:
- the LOC129729258 gene encoding uncharacterized protein K02A2.6-like → MKEISAKNTILAFHETFCRYGIPESIKSDNGPQFMSESLQSFCTEFGIELRKTTPYWPQANGEVERANRSLKKRLQISQESCKVDWKWDLRMYLLMYNSTPHSTTGVAPSASMFGRVLRDKLPTFPTGLKKSIEEIRRIRGQKKESLSKCTEGRRCGGRKKNDKR